A DNA window from Scylla paramamosain isolate STU-SP2022 chromosome 10, ASM3559412v1, whole genome shotgun sequence contains the following coding sequences:
- the LOC135104114 gene encoding putative leucine-rich repeat-containing protein DDB_G0290503 isoform X5 codes for MRGTLPQPVTTPPAQTTPPLAESVSTTDNISMADNVSVESHGSASTTVTASHEAEELIEKLKASVEVEENGDSPDVSKHKSLLARCMDNIRTNKERIGVLMQERDIATSQLQEKIKQIDILKEDHLKELDSLRASMESSALSMAETKKQLFEELQVKEAEAERCKKAAAALETQLEEERSQWQEQLQNKQQELEEKEAMIQELGTNNTTQEDQEQDTEASMAAIKKEVEAKINELEARTQELKESRTDLESQLLQISDVKAQLEDKVLSLNKDKEEMSRNIEAMVNEKGELEEKLRTAERVREELESKVLDVENVHACLKEEMEKLSKCNVQLEKKIKTSAESQQEFEKEVEDLRKENSKCVNQISAFSGEITNLKEVNEKLTNTIELSQKENNSLKRNLEETEKEKESISKEVEELRKTNSEYINQTMVVSEDIKALKEVNEKLANSLDLSQKENSNLKTNLEEIQKEKDAISKDLIEKDETITNLKEKSAELDEKLHHILKENSSLTEEILRTKSEKELLNKQINESRADADREKDSLSEELDHLKQENERINNEFNQTKLEKEIENRRLAALEKENEELKSEKDRLNLELTQSKSSISKVIEQAMAEITLANEKMDRLKDDWAKQMKEKDTINNELSQKVSDLSEKLVKKSSEHEQKTKEYNQKSEEYNEKLETLQSQLQEKEEKIQEFTSQIGVLDEENKRLKELLEKDRNELQMRGMELESECSNLRKEKSELSAHMEELEAIVDSHEVELTAVGEEKRKYAAQLETITGEKKGLQDELQMLKNEIVQLKEETKDKEENMQSLKKETAQSQEEYAKVREEMAKLTETFEVEMNKAKESYAKLKDNFHEISKEKEDNLALQNEQNNELQDKLTEANQQLQEMQNVLKQKNEKIESLLNEKKLMLFELEKRVEDLQDELKEKETLLKAKADEYDSRTEELEAQMSASEDDLRKKLEDSFQEKHKLEQQLGELQHKLSEKDELAVRQAEDAEQRLTQAQQSFAMEREELENTWEQRLRNQGIADSLSANSRYVALLNMIKISCELDQLRKHHEEALASCESKVTRSHQAELEGVQSSYQHSVATRDATIAALKDEADQQRLAHQDDLEAWQRKYQDLESQLAEAKCQIERLQGFEACLEEARAQLAAAAAKRLKLEEKLAAGTGTSAPLKTEIEQLQQHNQQLKDTLEHYQKEKEETNKRIAALESSNDDNKNKIMDMELSQKNLQENINRLSQEKERLLHEIQEGSSEGMINVLIKEKEELEERLTKEKEAQMKEYQGKNKSLQDKVESLEDIRHGYEKQISQVEANNAEMHSKIGSVQQERDAARSETHQILAQKQDIEERFKENLKIKEALKEEITLHKGNINNMKEELEAEKNKVQTMVETISTLQNNILNLQKQIEGLNETCGKLAHDLEAESKLRMEAQAQLTQVQQLNKQLQEHFGVGDVMLCQLKVEQDKLQASMSSLSAACNTSTSTELHSHPTESYLNEQTPLVDRTDSSGDGNVAAEQLAEKTPTNVEQRIKVDEVRRLKAVLGARDEDLSRTRQTIKDLQDRLRIAEVVSGEVEEYRRRVRELEAKLSEAEEQHRQQVEAAAQEAERRVAAKEQECLNTISTAYDQQDSETTALVRQHQEALREAQQEVKEKTAKLDTMSQDYIFKLKEKDDELCKFVQQYEEQLAKMKAQNEVHVKEIEATWKARAEKMVKQREGELQQEMNGLKQDWTKERRSPEPDPAESPKELERLTQVAAAAFQSGTESVELLKKQVAAQRRELEDVKLNHGKEVGELKALLELKRRTRASSGGSGVRLGMALEEAAEFEYLKNVLYQYMLGKETQTLSKVLCAVVKFDGRQQQEILEHEERRQSMLAGWSQGLGFY; via the exons GAGGATCACCTAAAGGAGTTGGATTCCCTGAGAGCCAGCATGGAGTCCTCAGCACTGAGCATGGCAGAGACCAAGAAGCAGCTGTTTGAGGAGCTGCAGGTCAAGGAGGCCGAGGCAGAGCGCTGTAagaaggcagcagcagcactggaGACACAGCTAGAAGAGGAGCGCTCTCAGTGGCAGGAACAATTACAGAACAAGCAGCAGGAgttagaggaaaaagaagccaTGATTCAG GAACTTGGGACCAATAACACAACACAGGAGGACCAGGAACAAGACACAGAAGCATCAATGGCAGCAATTAAGAAAGAGGTAGAAGCTAAAATAAACGAGTTAGAAGCTCGCACTCAAGAACTAAAGGAATCAAGAACAGACCTTGAATCTCAGTTGTTACAAATCAGTGATGTGAAAGCACAACTAGAAGACAAAGTGCTTTCCCTGAACAAGGACAAAGAGGAGATGAGTAGGAACATTGAGGCAATGGTGAATGAGAAAGGTGAATTGGAGGAAAAGTTGAGGACTGCAGAGAGGGTTAGAGAGGAGCTAGAGAGTAAGGTGCTAGATGTAGAAAATGTTCATGCCTGTCtcaaggaagagatggagaaactTTCAAAGTGTAATGTGCAGttggagaagaaaattaagacaaGTGCAGAAAGTCAGCAGGAGTttgagaaggaagtggaggatttgaggaaagaaaattcAAAATGTGTGAACCAGATTTCAGCATTTTCAGGTGAGATAACAAATctaaaggaagtgaatgaaaaattaaCTAACACCATAGAGCTGAGTcagaaagagaacaacagcTTGAAAAGAAACCtagaagaaactgaaaaagaaaaagaaagtatttcCAAAGAGGTGGAAGAGTTGAGGAAAACAAATTCAGAATACATTAACCAGACTATGGTTGTTTCAGAAGATATAAAAGCTCTGAAAGAGGTGAATGAAAAATTAGCTAATAGTTTAGATTTGagtcagaaagaaaacagcaaccTAAAAACAAACCTGGAAGAAAttcaaaaggagaaagatgcaATTTCCAAAGATTTAATCGAAAAAGATGAAACAATAACAAATTTGAAAGAGAAAAGTGCAGAACTGGATGAAAAGTTACATCATATTCTTAAAGAAAATTCTAGTCTTACTGAGGAAATTTTAAGgacaaaaagtgaaaaggagTTACtgaacaaacagataaatgaaagtAGGGCAGACGCAGACAGGGAAAAGGACTCATTGTCAGAAGAGCTCGATCACTTAAagcaggaaaatgaaagaatcaATAATGAATTCAACCAAACTAAACTagaaaaggaaattgaaaacAGAAGACTTGCAGCtctagagaaagagaatgaggaattaAAATCTGAGAAAGACAGACTCAATTTAGAGCTGACGCAGTCCAAGTCAAGCATTTCCAAGGTAATTGAACAAGCCATGGCCGAAATCACTCTTGCTaatgaaaaaatggatagaTTGAAGGATGACTGGGctaaacaaatgaaggaaaaagacacaATCAATAATGAACTTAGCCAAAAAGTTTCAGATCTAAGTGAAAAGTTAGTTAAAAAGTCAAgtgaacatgaacaaaaaactAAAGAATACAACCAGAAATCTGAGGAATACAATGAGAAATTAGAGACCTTACAATCACAgttacaagaaaaagaagaaaaaatacaggagTTCACGTCCCAGATTGGTGTTTtggatgaggaaaataaaagattgaAAGAGTTGttggagaaggatagaaatgaACTGCAAATGAGGGGAATGGAATTAGAGAGTGAGTGCAGCAAcctgaggaaggagaagagtgaGCTGAGTGCCCACATGGAGGAGCTGGAGGCCATCGTGGACAGCCATGAGGTGGAGCTGACAGCGgttggggaggagaagagaaagtatgCAGCTCAGCTTGAGACCATCACAGGTGAGAAGAAAGGACTCCAGGATGAACTGCAGATGCTGAAAAATGAAATAGTGCAGTTGAAAGAAGAAActaaagataaggaggaaaatatgcaGAGTTTAAAGAAAGAAACTGCACAGAGTCAAGAAGAGTATGCCAAGGTTAGGGAGGAAATGGCAAAACTCACTGAAACTTTTGAAGTGGAAATGAACAAAGCCAAGGAGAGCTATGcaaaactgaaggataattTCCATGAGAtcagtaaagagaaggaagacaactTGGCCCTTCAGAATGAACAAAACAATGAACTTCAAGATAAGCTCACAGAAGCCAACCAGCAGCTTCAGGAAATGCAAAATGTGCTGAaacagaagaatgaaaaaatagaaagtttGCTAAATGAGAAAAAGCTTATGCTCtttgagttggagaagagaGTTGAGGATCTGCAGGATGagctgaaggaaaaagaaacctTGTTGAAAGCAAAGGCCGATGAGTACGACTCCCGGACGGAAGAGCTGGAGGCACAAATGTCTGCCAGTGAAGATGACTTGAGAAAGAAGCTTGAGGACAGCTTTCAGGAGAAGCACAAACTGGAGCAGCAGCTGGGAGAGTTACAGCACAAGCTGTCAGAAAAAGACGAGCTGGCAGTGAGACAG GCAGAGGATGCAGAGCAGAGGCTGACTCAGGCACAGCAGTCCTTTGctatggagagggaggagctggAGAACACCTGGGAGCAGAGACTAAG AAATCAAGGCATTGCAGATTCCCTTAGTGCAAATAGCCGATATGTTGCCTTGCTCAACATGATAAAGATCTC GTGTGAACTTGACCAGCTCAGAAAACACCACGAAGAAGCTTTGGCGAGTTGCGAGTCAAAGGTGACCAGGTCCCACCAGGCTGAGTTGGAAGGTGTCCAGAGTAGCTACCAGCATTCTGTTGCTACCAGGGATGCTACCATCGCTGCCCTCAAGGATGAGGCTGACCAACAGAGGCTTGCCCACCAGGATGACCTGGAGGCCTGGCAGCGCAAGTACCAGGACTTGGAGAGCCAGCTGGCAGAGGCCAAGTGTCAG ATTGAAAGGCTTCAGGGCTTTGAAGCATGTCTGGAAGAGGCTCGTGCACAACTTGCAGCGGCAGCAGCCAAGCGCCTCAAGTTGGAGGAGAAGCTCGCGGCAGGCACGGGCACCAGTGCGCCCCTCAAGACGGAGATAGAGCAGCTGCAGCAACACAATCAGCAGCTCAAAGACACCCTGGAACACTaccagaaggagaaggaagaaaccaACAAAAGAATAGCTGCTTTGGAGTCCAGTAATgatgacaacaaaaacaag ATTATGGACATGGAGTTGTCTCAGAAAAACCTCCAGGAAAACATCAATAGATTgagtcaagaaaaagaaagattactTCATGAGATTCAAGAAGGATCTTCAGAAGGAATGATTAATGTGTTGatcaaggagaaggaggaactagAGGAAAGACTcactaaagaaaaggaagctcAGATGAAGGAATATCAAGGAAAGAACAAATCCCTACAAGACAAGGTTGAAAGTCTTGAAGACATAAG GCATGGTTATGAGAAGCAAATAAGCCAGGTAGAAGCAAACAATGCTGAAATGCACAGCAAGATAGGAAGTGTGCAGCAGGAGCGTGATGCAGCCAGGTCTGAGACTCATCAGATCCTTGCACAGAAACAAGATATAGAAGAGAGATTCAAAGAAAATCTAAAGATTAAAGAAGcactgaaggaagagataacCTTGCACAAAGGCAACATTAACAACATGAAGGAGGAACTGGAAGCAGAGAAGAATAAAGTTCAGACAATGGTTGAGACTATCAGCACTTTGCAGAACAACATCCTGAATCTCCAGAAGCAAATAGAAGGACTCAATGAAACGTGTGGCAAGCTTGCCCATGACCTGGAGGCAGAGAGCAAGCTGAGAATGGAGGCACAGGCACAGCTGACACAGGTGCAGCAGCTCAACAAGCAGCTGCAGGAACATTTTGGTGTTGGTGACGTAATGCTTTGCCAGCTTAAAGTAGAGCAAGACAAGCTACAGGCGTCCATGTCTTCCCTGTCAGCAGCCTGCAACACAAGCACAAGTACCGAGCTCCACTCCCACCCTACAGAATCTTACTTAAATGAACAAACTCCTCTGGTAGATAGGACAGACTCCTCAGGCGACGGAAATGTCGCTGCCGAACAATTAGCCGAAAAAACGCCAACGAATGTAGAACAACGAATTAAGGTTGATGAAGTAAGGAGGTTAAAGGCTGTGCTAGGGGCAAGGGATGAAGACTTGAGTAGGACCAGACAAACCATTAAAGACTTACAGGACAGATTAAG AATAGCGGAAGTCGTCAGTGGTGAAGTGGAAGAATAcagaagaagagtgagagaacTAGAAGCCAAGCTCTCCGAGGCAGAGGAACAGCACCGGCAGCAGGTGGAGGCAGCAGCACAGGAGGCGGAGAGGCGCGTCGCAGCTAAGGAACAGGAATGCCTGAACACCATCTCCACTGCCTATG ACCAACAGGACAGTGAGACCACCGCCTTGGTACGGCAACACCAGGAGGCATTGAGGGAGGCacagcaggaggtgaaggaaaagacagcTAAGCTTGACACAATGTCTCAGGATTACATTTTTAAGCTTAAG gagaaagatgatgagtTGTGCAAGTTTGTTCAACAGTACGAAGAACAGCTTGCCAAAATGAAAGCCCAGAATGAGGTGCATGTCAAGGAGATAGAGGCCACATGGAAGGCCCGGGCGGAGAAGATGGTGAAGCAGAGGGAGGGTGAGCTACAGCAGGAGATGAACGGTCTCAAGCAGGATTGGACCAAGGAGCGCAGG AGTCCTGAGCCTGACCCTGCTGAAAGCCCCAAG GAACTGGAGAGGCTGACCCAGGTAGCAGCTGCTGCCTTCCAGAGTGGCACCGAGTCAGTGGAGCTCCTCAAGAAGCAGGTGGCTGCTCAGCGCAGGGAACTGGAGGATGTGAAGCTTAACCACGG GAAAGAAGTAGGAGAGCTGAAGGCCCTGCTGGAGCTGAAGCGAAGGACAAGGGCTTCCAGCGGAGGCTCAGGAGTCCGGCTCGGGATGGCTCTTGAAGAAGCAGCAGAGTTTGAATACCTCAAGAATGTTTTGTACCAATACATGTTGGGCAAAGAAACACAG ACATTAAGTAAAGTGTTATGTGCTGTGGTGAAGTTTGATGGTCGGCAGCAGCAAGAAATCCTGGAACATGAGGAGCGGCGCCAGAGTATG CTGGCGGGTTGGTCACAAGGCTTGGGCTTCTACTGA
- the LOC135104114 gene encoding putative leucine-rich repeat-containing protein DDB_G0290503 isoform X2, with the protein MRGTLPQPVTTPPAQTTPPLAESVSTTDNISMADNVSVESHGSASTTVTASHEAEELIEKLKADVSKHKSLLARCMDNIRTNKERIGVLMQERDIATSQLQEKIKQIDILKEDHLKELDSLRASMESSALSMAETKKQLFEELQVKEAEAERCKKAAAALETQLEEERSQWQEQLQNKQQELEEKEAMIQELGTNNTTQEDQEQDTEASMAAIKKEVEAKINELEARTQELKESRTDLESQLLQISDVKAQLEDKVLSLNKDKEEMSRNIEAMVNEKGELEEKLRTAERVREELESKVLDVENVHACLKEEMEKLSKCNVQLEKKIKTSAESQQEFEKEVEDLRKENSKCVNQISAFSGEITNLKEVNEKLTNTIELSQKENNSLKRNLEETEKEKESISKEVEELRKTNSEYINQTMVVSEDIKALKEVNEKLANSLDLSQKENSNLKTNLEEIQKEKDAISKDLIEKDETITNLKEKSAELDEKLHHILKENSSLTEEILRTKSEKELLNKQINESRADADREKDSLSEELDHLKQENERINNEFNQTKLEKEIENRRLAALEKENEELKSEKDRLNLELTQSKSSISKVIEQAMAEITLANEKMDRLKDDWAKQMKEKDTINNELSQKVSDLSEKLVKKSSEHEQKTKEYNQKSEEYNEKLETLQSQLQEKEEKIQEFTSQIGVLDEENKRLKELLEKDRNELQMRGMELESECSNLRKEKSELSAHMEELEAIVDSHEVELTAVGEEKRKYAAQLETITGEKKGLQDELQMLKNEIVQLKEETKDKEENMQSLKKETAQSQEEYAKVREEMAKLTETFEVEMNKAKESYAKLKDNFHEISKEKEDNLALQNEQNNELQDKLTEANQQLQEMQNVLKQKNEKIESLLNEKKLMLFELEKRVEDLQDELKEKETLLKAKADEYDSRTEELEAQMSASEDDLRKKLEDSFQEKHKLEQQLGELQHKLSEKDELAVRQAEDAEQRLTQAQQSFAMEREELENTWEQRLRNQGIADSLSANSRYVALLNMIKISCELDQLRKHHEEALASCESKVTRSHQAELEGVQSSYQHSVATRDATIAALKDEADQQRLAHQDDLEAWQRKYQDLESQLAEAKCQIERLQGFEACLEEARAQLAAAAAKRLKLEEKLAAGTGTSAPLKTEIEQLQQHNQQLKDTLEHYQKEKEETNKRIAALESSNDDNKNKIMDMELSQKNLQENINRLSQEKERLLHEIQEGSSEGMINVLIKEKEELEERLTKEKEAQMKEYQGKNKSLQDKVESLEDIRHGYEKQISQVEANNAEMHSKIGSVQQERDAARSETHQILAQKQDIEERFKENLKIKEALKEEITLHKGNINNMKEELEAEKNKVQTMVETISTLQNNILNLQKQIEGLNETCGKLAHDLEAESKLRMEAQAQLTQVQQLNKQLQEHFGVGDVMLCQLKVEQDKLQASMSSLSAACNTSTSTELHSHPTESYLNEQTPLVDRTDSSGDGNVAAEQLAEKTPTNVEQRIKVDEVRRLKAVLGARDEDLSRTRQTIKDLQDRLRIAEVVSGEVEEYRRRVRELEAKLSEAEEQHRQQVEAAAQEAERRVAAKEQECLNTISTAYDQQDSETTALVRQHQEALREAQQEVKEKTAKLDTMSQDYIFKLKEKDDELCKFVQQYEEQLAKMKAQNEVHVKEIEATWKARAEKMVKQREGELQQEMNGLKQDWTKERRSPEPDPAESPKELERLTQVAAAAFQSGTESVELLKKQVAAQRRELEDVKLNHGKEVGELKALLELKRRTRASSGGSGVRLGMALEEAAEFEYLKNVLYQYMLGKETQTLSKVLCAVVKFDGRQQQEILEHEERRQSMLRSVNGSVHPSILQEGKSAVSKAL; encoded by the exons GAGGATCACCTAAAGGAGTTGGATTCCCTGAGAGCCAGCATGGAGTCCTCAGCACTGAGCATGGCAGAGACCAAGAAGCAGCTGTTTGAGGAGCTGCAGGTCAAGGAGGCCGAGGCAGAGCGCTGTAagaaggcagcagcagcactggaGACACAGCTAGAAGAGGAGCGCTCTCAGTGGCAGGAACAATTACAGAACAAGCAGCAGGAgttagaggaaaaagaagccaTGATTCAG GAACTTGGGACCAATAACACAACACAGGAGGACCAGGAACAAGACACAGAAGCATCAATGGCAGCAATTAAGAAAGAGGTAGAAGCTAAAATAAACGAGTTAGAAGCTCGCACTCAAGAACTAAAGGAATCAAGAACAGACCTTGAATCTCAGTTGTTACAAATCAGTGATGTGAAAGCACAACTAGAAGACAAAGTGCTTTCCCTGAACAAGGACAAAGAGGAGATGAGTAGGAACATTGAGGCAATGGTGAATGAGAAAGGTGAATTGGAGGAAAAGTTGAGGACTGCAGAGAGGGTTAGAGAGGAGCTAGAGAGTAAGGTGCTAGATGTAGAAAATGTTCATGCCTGTCtcaaggaagagatggagaaactTTCAAAGTGTAATGTGCAGttggagaagaaaattaagacaaGTGCAGAAAGTCAGCAGGAGTttgagaaggaagtggaggatttgaggaaagaaaattcAAAATGTGTGAACCAGATTTCAGCATTTTCAGGTGAGATAACAAATctaaaggaagtgaatgaaaaattaaCTAACACCATAGAGCTGAGTcagaaagagaacaacagcTTGAAAAGAAACCtagaagaaactgaaaaagaaaaagaaagtatttcCAAAGAGGTGGAAGAGTTGAGGAAAACAAATTCAGAATACATTAACCAGACTATGGTTGTTTCAGAAGATATAAAAGCTCTGAAAGAGGTGAATGAAAAATTAGCTAATAGTTTAGATTTGagtcagaaagaaaacagcaaccTAAAAACAAACCTGGAAGAAAttcaaaaggagaaagatgcaATTTCCAAAGATTTAATCGAAAAAGATGAAACAATAACAAATTTGAAAGAGAAAAGTGCAGAACTGGATGAAAAGTTACATCATATTCTTAAAGAAAATTCTAGTCTTACTGAGGAAATTTTAAGgacaaaaagtgaaaaggagTTACtgaacaaacagataaatgaaagtAGGGCAGACGCAGACAGGGAAAAGGACTCATTGTCAGAAGAGCTCGATCACTTAAagcaggaaaatgaaagaatcaATAATGAATTCAACCAAACTAAACTagaaaaggaaattgaaaacAGAAGACTTGCAGCtctagagaaagagaatgaggaattaAAATCTGAGAAAGACAGACTCAATTTAGAGCTGACGCAGTCCAAGTCAAGCATTTCCAAGGTAATTGAACAAGCCATGGCCGAAATCACTCTTGCTaatgaaaaaatggatagaTTGAAGGATGACTGGGctaaacaaatgaaggaaaaagacacaATCAATAATGAACTTAGCCAAAAAGTTTCAGATCTAAGTGAAAAGTTAGTTAAAAAGTCAAgtgaacatgaacaaaaaactAAAGAATACAACCAGAAATCTGAGGAATACAATGAGAAATTAGAGACCTTACAATCACAgttacaagaaaaagaagaaaaaatacaggagTTCACGTCCCAGATTGGTGTTTtggatgaggaaaataaaagattgaAAGAGTTGttggagaaggatagaaatgaACTGCAAATGAGGGGAATGGAATTAGAGAGTGAGTGCAGCAAcctgaggaaggagaagagtgaGCTGAGTGCCCACATGGAGGAGCTGGAGGCCATCGTGGACAGCCATGAGGTGGAGCTGACAGCGgttggggaggagaagagaaagtatgCAGCTCAGCTTGAGACCATCACAGGTGAGAAGAAAGGACTCCAGGATGAACTGCAGATGCTGAAAAATGAAATAGTGCAGTTGAAAGAAGAAActaaagataaggaggaaaatatgcaGAGTTTAAAGAAAGAAACTGCACAGAGTCAAGAAGAGTATGCCAAGGTTAGGGAGGAAATGGCAAAACTCACTGAAACTTTTGAAGTGGAAATGAACAAAGCCAAGGAGAGCTATGcaaaactgaaggataattTCCATGAGAtcagtaaagagaaggaagacaactTGGCCCTTCAGAATGAACAAAACAATGAACTTCAAGATAAGCTCACAGAAGCCAACCAGCAGCTTCAGGAAATGCAAAATGTGCTGAaacagaagaatgaaaaaatagaaagtttGCTAAATGAGAAAAAGCTTATGCTCtttgagttggagaagagaGTTGAGGATCTGCAGGATGagctgaaggaaaaagaaacctTGTTGAAAGCAAAGGCCGATGAGTACGACTCCCGGACGGAAGAGCTGGAGGCACAAATGTCTGCCAGTGAAGATGACTTGAGAAAGAAGCTTGAGGACAGCTTTCAGGAGAAGCACAAACTGGAGCAGCAGCTGGGAGAGTTACAGCACAAGCTGTCAGAAAAAGACGAGCTGGCAGTGAGACAG GCAGAGGATGCAGAGCAGAGGCTGACTCAGGCACAGCAGTCCTTTGctatggagagggaggagctggAGAACACCTGGGAGCAGAGACTAAG AAATCAAGGCATTGCAGATTCCCTTAGTGCAAATAGCCGATATGTTGCCTTGCTCAACATGATAAAGATCTC GTGTGAACTTGACCAGCTCAGAAAACACCACGAAGAAGCTTTGGCGAGTTGCGAGTCAAAGGTGACCAGGTCCCACCAGGCTGAGTTGGAAGGTGTCCAGAGTAGCTACCAGCATTCTGTTGCTACCAGGGATGCTACCATCGCTGCCCTCAAGGATGAGGCTGACCAACAGAGGCTTGCCCACCAGGATGACCTGGAGGCCTGGCAGCGCAAGTACCAGGACTTGGAGAGCCAGCTGGCAGAGGCCAAGTGTCAG ATTGAAAGGCTTCAGGGCTTTGAAGCATGTCTGGAAGAGGCTCGTGCACAACTTGCAGCGGCAGCAGCCAAGCGCCTCAAGTTGGAGGAGAAGCTCGCGGCAGGCACGGGCACCAGTGCGCCCCTCAAGACGGAGATAGAGCAGCTGCAGCAACACAATCAGCAGCTCAAAGACACCCTGGAACACTaccagaaggagaaggaagaaaccaACAAAAGAATAGCTGCTTTGGAGTCCAGTAATgatgacaacaaaaacaag ATTATGGACATGGAGTTGTCTCAGAAAAACCTCCAGGAAAACATCAATAGATTgagtcaagaaaaagaaagattactTCATGAGATTCAAGAAGGATCTTCAGAAGGAATGATTAATGTGTTGatcaaggagaaggaggaactagAGGAAAGACTcactaaagaaaaggaagctcAGATGAAGGAATATCAAGGAAAGAACAAATCCCTACAAGACAAGGTTGAAAGTCTTGAAGACATAAG GCATGGTTATGAGAAGCAAATAAGCCAGGTAGAAGCAAACAATGCTGAAATGCACAGCAAGATAGGAAGTGTGCAGCAGGAGCGTGATGCAGCCAGGTCTGAGACTCATCAGATCCTTGCACAGAAACAAGATATAGAAGAGAGATTCAAAGAAAATCTAAAGATTAAAGAAGcactgaaggaagagataacCTTGCACAAAGGCAACATTAACAACATGAAGGAGGAACTGGAAGCAGAGAAGAATAAAGTTCAGACAATGGTTGAGACTATCAGCACTTTGCAGAACAACATCCTGAATCTCCAGAAGCAAATAGAAGGACTCAATGAAACGTGTGGCAAGCTTGCCCATGACCTGGAGGCAGAGAGCAAGCTGAGAATGGAGGCACAGGCACAGCTGACACAGGTGCAGCAGCTCAACAAGCAGCTGCAGGAACATTTTGGTGTTGGTGACGTAATGCTTTGCCAGCTTAAAGTAGAGCAAGACAAGCTACAGGCGTCCATGTCTTCCCTGTCAGCAGCCTGCAACACAAGCACAAGTACCGAGCTCCACTCCCACCCTACAGAATCTTACTTAAATGAACAAACTCCTCTGGTAGATAGGACAGACTCCTCAGGCGACGGAAATGTCGCTGCCGAACAATTAGCCGAAAAAACGCCAACGAATGTAGAACAACGAATTAAGGTTGATGAAGTAAGGAGGTTAAAGGCTGTGCTAGGGGCAAGGGATGAAGACTTGAGTAGGACCAGACAAACCATTAAAGACTTACAGGACAGATTAAG AATAGCGGAAGTCGTCAGTGGTGAAGTGGAAGAATAcagaagaagagtgagagaacTAGAAGCCAAGCTCTCCGAGGCAGAGGAACAGCACCGGCAGCAGGTGGAGGCAGCAGCACAGGAGGCGGAGAGGCGCGTCGCAGCTAAGGAACAGGAATGCCTGAACACCATCTCCACTGCCTATG ACCAACAGGACAGTGAGACCACCGCCTTGGTACGGCAACACCAGGAGGCATTGAGGGAGGCacagcaggaggtgaaggaaaagacagcTAAGCTTGACACAATGTCTCAGGATTACATTTTTAAGCTTAAG gagaaagatgatgagtTGTGCAAGTTTGTTCAACAGTACGAAGAACAGCTTGCCAAAATGAAAGCCCAGAATGAGGTGCATGTCAAGGAGATAGAGGCCACATGGAAGGCCCGGGCGGAGAAGATGGTGAAGCAGAGGGAGGGTGAGCTACAGCAGGAGATGAACGGTCTCAAGCAGGATTGGACCAAGGAGCGCAGG AGTCCTGAGCCTGACCCTGCTGAAAGCCCCAAG GAACTGGAGAGGCTGACCCAGGTAGCAGCTGCTGCCTTCCAGAGTGGCACCGAGTCAGTGGAGCTCCTCAAGAAGCAGGTGGCTGCTCAGCGCAGGGAACTGGAGGATGTGAAGCTTAACCACGG GAAAGAAGTAGGAGAGCTGAAGGCCCTGCTGGAGCTGAAGCGAAGGACAAGGGCTTCCAGCGGAGGCTCAGGAGTCCGGCTCGGGATGGCTCTTGAAGAAGCAGCAGAGTTTGAATACCTCAAGAATGTTTTGTACCAATACATGTTGGGCAAAGAAACACAG ACATTAAGTAAAGTGTTATGTGCTGTGGTGAAGTTTGATGGTCGGCAGCAGCAAGAAATCCTGGAACATGAGGAGCGGCGCCAGAGTATG CTGAGGTCAGTAAATGGCTCAGTTCATCCCAGCATTCTCCAAGAAGGAAAGTCAGCTGTGTCCAAGGCGCTCTGA